A genome region from Acipenser ruthenus chromosome 29, fAciRut3.2 maternal haplotype, whole genome shotgun sequence includes the following:
- the LOC117429559 gene encoding cleavage stimulation factor subunit 1 translates to MYRPKATLRDRQHLYRLIISQLLYDGYTNIANCLIGEVKPPTVVSPSEQLLQLAKLGMENDDTAVQYAIGRSDTVAPGTGIDLEYDPDMQTMSPEASEYETCYVTSHKGPCRVATYSRDGQLIATGSADASIKILDTERMLAKSAMPIEVMMNETAQQNMENHPVIRTLYDHVDEVTCLAFHPTEQILASGSRDYTLKLFDYSKPSAKRAFKYVQEAEMLRSISFHPSGDFLLVGTQHPTLRLYDVNTFQCYVSCNPRDQHTDTISGVSYNPSANSYVSCSKDGSIKLWDGVSNRCVVTFDKAHDGAEVCSAVFSKNSKYILSSGKDSVAKLWEISTGRPLVKYTGAGLSGRQMHRTQAVFNHTEDYVLLPDERTISLCCWESRSAERKNLLSLGHNNIVRCIVHSPTNPGFMTCSDDFRARFWYRRTTTD, encoded by the exons ATGTACCGCCCGAAGGCCACGCTCAGAGACCGGCAACATCTCTACAGACTCATAATCAGCCAGCTGCTCTACGATGGCTACACCAACATTGCCAACTGCCTCATCGGAGAGGTGAAGCCCCCGACTGTGGTCTCGCCATCTGAGCAGCTGCTGCAGCTCGCCAAACTGG GGATGGAGAACGACGACACCGCGGTGCAGTATGCAATCGGGCGCTCGGACACAGTGGCTCCAGGCACTGGGATTGACCTGGAGTATGACCCTGACATGCAGACTATGTCCCCTGAAGCCTCAGAGTATGAGACCTGCTACGTCACCTCCCACAAGGGGCCCTGCCGCGTGGCGACCTACAGCCGAGACGGGCAGCTCATTGCCACCGGCTCAGCAGACGCCTCCATCAAAATCCTGGACACGGAACGCATGCTGGCCAAGAGTGCCATGCCCATTGAG GTGATGATGAATGAGACTGCACAGCAGAACATGGAGAACCACCCTGTCATCCGCACGCTGTACGATCATGTAGACGAGGTCACCTGCCTGGCTTTCCACCCCACTGAGCAGATCCTGGCATCGGGGTCCCGCGACTACACGCTCAAACTCTTCGACTACTCCAAGCCCTCCGCCAAGAGAGCCTTTAAATACGTACAG GAAGCAGAAATGCTGCGTTCCATCTCGTTCCACCCCTCGGGGGACTTCTTGCTGGTGGGCACGCAGCATCCGACCCTTCGCCTGTACGACGTCAACACCTTCCAGTGCTACGTGTCCTGCAACCCTCGCGACCAGCACACCGACACCATCTCGGGCGTCAGCTACAACCCCAGCGCCAACAGCTACGTCAGCTGCAGCAAGGACGGCAGCATCAAGCTGTGGGATGGCGTGTCGAACCGCTGCGTGGTCACCTTCGACAAGGCGCACGACGGTGCAGAGGTCTGCTCCGCCGTCTTCTCCAAGAACTCCAAGTACATCCTGTCCAGCGGCAAGGACTCCGTGGCCAAGCTGTGGGAGATCTCCACGGGCCGCCCTCTCGTCAAGTACACTG GCGCTGGTTTGAGCGGTCGGCAGATGCACCGCACCCAGGCGGTGTTTAACCACACTGAGGATTACGTGCTGCTGCCAGACGAGAGGACCATCAGTCTTTGCTGCTGGGAGTCTCGCTCGGCCGAGAGGAAGAACCTGCTCTCCCTGGGACACAACAACATCGTGCGCTGCATCGTCCACTCGCCCACCAACCCCGGCTTCATGACCTGCAGCGACGACTTCCGCGCACGCTTCTGGTACCGCAGGACCACCACGGACTGA